Proteins found in one Actinokineospora alba genomic segment:
- a CDS encoding alpha/beta hydrolase family protein, whose translation MGSQLARVLVAVLAAAVATVVAAPVSQAAPTVVNGCVAGVPDPGTTVPVQICYTIFRPESASSANRVPVVFHSHGWGGSRATAPEGFADFLGAGFGVLSFDQRGFGESGGVAQLENPDLEGQDVQRLVDVVAGLDWVKTQRPGDPVIGAIGGSYGGGYQFVGAFSELRDRGATRFDALAPEITWHDLGESLAPQGVPRTLWALLLYAAGTPSAANPQAATVGLVEAAATGNWPPNLAAFIAKNGPAWHVSQGRKLNIPVLFGQGETDNLFPLDQGLKNFQRALTPGARARSILVGYNGGHTLPSVLPMGAPDAAAFLAATAEGGLPTDDPCSKKLNDSGFRALSLRFFQEELQGKSTGLGGRGHYHLATLGGRCVTLTDTAATQSVRLGSVVSTVGVGLPLHYPIASGPITIAGTPTLDAKVTSLSLDSRLMLALSVGTSPLDAQIVQNNMLPLREPGIVLGKTRTGVELPSVAVDVPAGKHLYLTVSPLSDMSFGHGSRLPGAMALNDVVVNLPVR comes from the coding sequence ATGGGGTCTCAGCTCGCGCGCGTCCTGGTCGCGGTGTTGGCCGCCGCGGTGGCCACGGTGGTGGCGGCGCCGGTTTCGCAGGCCGCGCCGACGGTCGTGAACGGCTGCGTCGCGGGCGTGCCTGATCCGGGGACGACCGTGCCGGTCCAGATTTGCTACACGATCTTCCGCCCCGAGAGCGCCTCCAGCGCGAACCGGGTGCCGGTGGTCTTCCACAGCCACGGGTGGGGCGGCAGCCGCGCCACCGCGCCCGAGGGCTTCGCCGACTTCCTGGGCGCCGGCTTCGGGGTGCTGAGCTTCGACCAGCGCGGATTCGGGGAGAGCGGGGGTGTCGCCCAACTGGAGAACCCGGACCTCGAGGGCCAGGACGTGCAGCGGCTCGTCGACGTGGTCGCCGGGCTCGACTGGGTCAAGACCCAGCGACCGGGCGACCCGGTGATCGGCGCCATCGGCGGCTCCTACGGCGGCGGCTACCAGTTCGTCGGCGCGTTCAGCGAACTCCGCGACCGCGGCGCCACCCGGTTCGACGCGCTCGCCCCCGAGATCACCTGGCATGACCTCGGTGAAAGCCTTGCGCCGCAAGGGGTTCCGCGAACCCTGTGGGCTCTGCTGCTCTACGCGGCAGGCACGCCGTCCGCCGCGAACCCGCAAGCGGCGACCGTGGGCCTCGTCGAAGCGGCGGCGACGGGCAACTGGCCGCCGAACCTGGCGGCGTTCATCGCGAAAAACGGTCCCGCCTGGCACGTCTCGCAGGGGCGCAAGCTGAACATCCCGGTCCTGTTCGGACAGGGCGAGACCGACAACCTGTTCCCCCTGGATCAAGGTTTGAAGAACTTCCAGCGGGCACTGACTCCCGGCGCCCGCGCACGTAGCATCCTGGTCGGCTACAACGGCGGGCACACGCTGCCCAGTGTGCTTCCCATGGGCGCGCCTGACGCCGCCGCGTTCCTGGCCGCGACGGCCGAAGGCGGTCTGCCCACCGACGACCCGTGCTCGAAGAAGCTGAACGACAGCGGCTTCCGGGCGTTGTCGCTGCGGTTCTTCCAAGAGGAACTGCAAGGCAAGTCGACCGGACTCGGCGGGCGCGGGCACTACCACCTGGCCACCCTGGGCGGCCGCTGCGTCACGCTGACCGACACCGCCGCCACCCAGTCCGTGCGGCTGGGCTCGGTCGTGAGCACGGTCGGCGTCGGGCTGCCGCTGCACTACCCGATCGCCTCGGGCCCGATCACCATCGCCGGGACACCGACGCTCGACGCGAAAGTCACCTCGCTCTCGCTCGACAGCAGGCTGATGCTCGCCCTGTCCGTCGGCACCTCGCCGCTGGACGCCCAGATCGTGCAGAACAACATGCTGCCGCTGCGTGAACCCGGCATCGTCCTGGGCAAGACGCGCACGGGTGTCGAGTTGCCGTCGGTCGCGGTGGATGTGCCCGCGGGCAAACACCTCTACCTGACCGTGTCGCCGCTCTCGGACATGTCCTTCGGGCATGGCAGCCGCCTGCCCGGGGCGATGGCGCTCAACGACGTGGTGGTCAACCTGCCCGTGCGGTGA
- a CDS encoding alkaline phosphatase family protein → MSRVPTLLGAVALAATFAIVVPTADSAAALRPKKVVVFGIDGLLFDKIAPVNAPTLDSLIASGRSSKTSLYANPMAPTLSGPGWATLATGVWPDKHKVTSNNWGTSTNLAQYPDFLTRLESANSALSTYAIADWSPLTSDSVGKAIFTSAIDKRETVSDAPGYAAADATIATKAATHLRDTGPDASFVYFGEVDIAGHSCGATGSCYTKAIENTDKHMGTVINAIKARPTYADEDWTFLVSTDHGHTNSGGHGGSSVAERSSFIIQTGPGVPAGTFAVKPKNVDVATTVLGIHGVTAALDGQVLGTPSTDPFEGVTLKPRVDETGIPTDVLGWTKTVPSGWGIDNTGMGTGGMAEWRGWSLTNDDFWTRTQADQQRESNVRARGVFAVADSDEWADKTTSGTFNSTLVSAPYAVTAGRTATIGFGSHYLKEGAETATVSVSFNGGAETQLLKYTADAVAKLERLTVPVPSGATSMVVKWRLTNGANNWYWAVDNPSVSVS, encoded by the coding sequence ATGAGTCGTGTCCCCACCCTGTTAGGCGCCGTCGCGCTCGCCGCGACGTTCGCCATCGTCGTGCCCACCGCGGATTCCGCGGCGGCATTGCGCCCCAAGAAGGTCGTCGTGTTCGGCATCGACGGCCTGCTGTTCGACAAGATCGCCCCCGTCAACGCCCCCACCCTCGACTCCCTGATCGCCTCCGGCCGCTCGAGCAAGACCTCGCTGTACGCCAACCCGATGGCGCCGACCCTGTCCGGCCCCGGCTGGGCCACCCTCGCCACCGGCGTCTGGCCCGACAAGCACAAGGTGACCAGCAACAACTGGGGCACCTCGACGAACCTCGCGCAGTACCCCGACTTCCTGACCAGGCTGGAGAGCGCCAACAGCGCGCTGTCCACCTACGCCATCGCCGACTGGTCCCCGCTGACGAGCGACAGCGTGGGCAAGGCGATCTTCACCAGCGCCATCGACAAGCGTGAGACCGTCAGCGACGCGCCGGGCTACGCCGCGGCCGACGCGACGATCGCGACCAAGGCCGCGACGCACCTGCGCGACACCGGCCCGGACGCGTCCTTCGTGTACTTCGGCGAGGTGGACATCGCCGGTCACAGCTGCGGCGCCACCGGCTCCTGCTACACCAAGGCGATCGAGAACACCGACAAGCACATGGGCACGGTCATCAACGCGATCAAGGCCCGCCCGACCTACGCCGACGAGGACTGGACGTTCCTCGTCTCCACCGACCACGGCCACACCAACTCCGGCGGCCACGGCGGCAGCAGCGTCGCCGAGCGGTCGTCGTTCATCATCCAGACCGGACCGGGCGTTCCCGCCGGAACTTTCGCGGTGAAGCCGAAGAACGTCGACGTCGCCACCACCGTCCTCGGCATCCACGGCGTCACCGCCGCACTCGACGGACAGGTCCTCGGCACCCCGTCGACCGACCCGTTCGAGGGCGTCACCCTGAAGCCGAGGGTCGACGAGACCGGCATCCCAACCGACGTGCTGGGCTGGACGAAAACCGTTCCCAGCGGCTGGGGCATCGACAACACCGGGATGGGCACCGGCGGCATGGCCGAGTGGCGCGGCTGGTCGCTGACCAACGACGACTTCTGGACCAGGACCCAGGCCGACCAGCAGCGCGAGTCCAACGTCCGGGCCCGAGGCGTGTTCGCCGTCGCCGACTCCGACGAGTGGGCCGACAAGACCACCAGCGGTACGTTCAACTCCACCCTGGTCTCCGCGCCCTACGCGGTGACCGCGGGTCGGACCGCGACCATCGGCTTCGGTTCGCACTACCTCAAGGAAGGGGCGGAGACGGCCACCGTCTCGGTCTCCTTCAATGGCGGCGCCGAAACCCAGCTCCTTAAGTACACGGCCGACGCCGTGGCCAAGCTGGAGAGGCTCACCGTGCCGGTCCCGTCCGGCGCGACCTCCATGGTCGTCAAGTGGCGCCTCACGAACGGGGCGAACAACTGGTACTGGGCGGTCGACAACCCGTCCGTGTCAGTCAGCTGA
- the phnE gene encoding phosphonate ABC transporter, permease protein PhnE gives MSVKTAPPRRTRPSMLVAAIVVGVVAVHVLAWRDTEFSPAALVQGWRGMADFLSEALPPDFTWDKVLRPSIEAALVTLYIGLLGTTFSIPFALVLAFLGSRATTSNTAIYQAARSILSFLRSVPDVVFALIFVTAVGLGPFAGVLALVFHNTGVMGKLWAEAMEETDLGPRDALRINGASGVQVAANAVLPTVLPQFVGLLLYRFDVNVRSSLVLGLVGAGGIGFLINQSIKLFRFDQMVTHILVVLVLVVAVDQLSAVIRRRIGA, from the coding sequence ATGAGCGTCAAGACCGCCCCACCACGACGCACCAGGCCCTCGATGCTCGTCGCGGCGATCGTGGTCGGTGTCGTCGCGGTGCATGTGCTTGCCTGGCGGGACACCGAGTTCTCGCCTGCCGCCCTCGTCCAGGGGTGGCGCGGGATGGCGGACTTTCTCAGTGAGGCCCTGCCGCCCGACTTCACCTGGGACAAGGTGCTGCGCCCCAGCATCGAGGCCGCGCTGGTCACCCTCTACATCGGACTGCTCGGCACCACCTTCTCCATCCCGTTCGCGCTTGTGCTGGCGTTCCTTGGTTCCCGGGCGACCACGTCCAACACGGCCATCTACCAGGCCGCCCGTTCCATCCTGTCGTTCCTGCGCTCGGTTCCCGACGTCGTGTTCGCCCTGATCTTCGTCACCGCCGTCGGTCTCGGCCCGTTCGCGGGGGTCCTCGCACTGGTGTTCCACAACACCGGGGTCATGGGCAAACTCTGGGCCGAGGCCATGGAGGAGACCGATCTCGGCCCCCGCGACGCGCTGCGCATCAACGGGGCGTCGGGGGTTCAGGTCGCCGCCAACGCGGTGTTGCCCACCGTGTTGCCCCAGTTCGTCGGGCTGCTGCTCTACCGGTTCGACGTGAACGTCCGGTCCTCGCTCGTCCTCGGCCTGGTCGGCGCGGGAGGGATCGGATTCCTGATCAACCAGTCCATCAAGTTGTTCAGGTTCGACCAGATGGTCACGCACATCCTCGTGGTGCTTGTCCTCGTGGTCGCAGTGGATCAGTTATCCGCCGTCATCCGGCGCCGCATCGGCGCCTAA
- a CDS encoding GntR family transcriptional regulator: MGTPLHEQIAAEVRRQIATGELAVGAQVPSESQLCALWDASRGPVRQALATLRAEGLIGGGRGKPPVVRRQALSQPFDTFLSFSRWVDGLGRSAGQRTLEVALRPAPAEVADPLHIDEGTPVVQLVRLRLIDDKPTMVERSTFVESAGRLLFDFDCDSGSIYAYLAGRGVDITVAHHLIDAVAADETDSDLLGVALGAPLLRERRLARGSGGEEIEYSDDRYRPDMISFTIENSLQAAQPALVRSLRPATEQKKSAS; encoded by the coding sequence ATGGGGACTCCGCTGCACGAACAGATCGCGGCCGAGGTGCGCAGGCAGATCGCCACCGGCGAGCTGGCTGTCGGCGCCCAGGTGCCATCGGAATCGCAGCTCTGCGCGCTCTGGGACGCCTCGCGCGGACCAGTGCGCCAGGCGCTGGCGACGCTGCGCGCCGAAGGACTGATCGGCGGCGGCCGGGGCAAACCGCCGGTCGTGCGCAGGCAGGCGCTGAGCCAGCCGTTCGACACGTTCCTGTCGTTCTCGCGGTGGGTCGACGGCCTCGGCCGCTCAGCGGGCCAGCGAACCCTTGAGGTCGCGCTGCGCCCCGCCCCCGCCGAGGTGGCCGACCCGCTGCACATCGACGAAGGCACACCGGTCGTGCAACTGGTGCGGCTGCGCCTGATCGACGACAAGCCGACCATGGTCGAGCGCTCCACGTTCGTCGAGTCGGCCGGACGGCTGCTGTTCGACTTCGACTGCGACTCCGGCTCGATCTACGCCTACCTGGCGGGCCGAGGCGTCGACATCACCGTCGCCCACCACCTGATCGACGCGGTCGCCGCCGACGAGACCGACAGTGACCTGCTCGGCGTCGCGCTGGGCGCTCCCCTGCTCCGCGAACGCCGTCTCGCGCGGGGGTCCGGCGGCGAGGAGATCGAGTACTCCGACGACCGGTACCGCCCGGACATGATCAGTTTCACCATCGAGAACTCCCTCCAAGCCGCCCAGCCGGCGCTGGTGCGCAGCTTGCGCCCGGCCACTGAGCAGAAGAAGTCGGCTTCCTGA
- a CDS encoding phosphate/phosphite/phosphonate ABC transporter substrate-binding protein, translating into MRVRTRLTAAAAGALMCLTVAACGSAEPAGAGACPNGKVRFGVEPYEDPAKLTPAYEVLAKALESKLGCPVELKVVDDYSAEVLAMRNGQLELAQFGPLGYVFASTKANAQAVASFADSTGKLTTYTGGIWVAADSPVKSINDLTGKTLALSSPGSTSGDALPRYALKKAGIADDAVKIDYAGGHPEALLALKNAKVDAAEINSQQLATATAAGTFDKSKFRQIWTSEPIPNDPITMRGDLDKAFQDKVREALLGLSPSDVAKVSAFLDVDPPGPLVAVTKETYQPLFDLASALGLSEDDV; encoded by the coding sequence ATGCGCGTACGTACTCGACTGACCGCCGCCGCGGCAGGCGCGTTGATGTGTCTGACTGTCGCCGCCTGTGGCTCGGCTGAGCCCGCCGGCGCGGGCGCCTGCCCCAACGGCAAGGTCCGATTCGGCGTGGAGCCCTATGAGGACCCGGCGAAGCTGACCCCGGCGTATGAGGTGTTGGCCAAGGCGTTGGAGAGCAAGCTCGGCTGCCCGGTGGAGCTCAAGGTCGTCGACGACTACTCCGCTGAGGTCCTCGCCATGCGCAACGGGCAGTTGGAGCTGGCCCAGTTCGGCCCGCTCGGCTATGTCTTCGCCAGCACCAAGGCCAACGCGCAGGCCGTGGCGTCGTTCGCCGACTCGACCGGGAAGCTGACGACCTACACCGGCGGCATCTGGGTCGCCGCGGACTCGCCGGTCAAGTCGATCAACGACCTCACCGGCAAGACACTCGCGTTGTCCAGCCCTGGCTCCACCTCCGGTGACGCGCTGCCGCGCTACGCGCTGAAGAAGGCGGGCATCGCCGACGACGCGGTGAAGATCGACTACGCCGGTGGTCACCCAGAAGCGTTGCTGGCACTGAAGAACGCCAAGGTCGACGCGGCCGAGATCAACAGTCAGCAGTTGGCCACCGCGACCGCCGCAGGCACCTTCGACAAGTCCAAGTTCCGTCAGATCTGGACCTCGGAGCCCATCCCGAACGACCCGATCACGATGCGCGGCGACCTCGACAAGGCCTTCCAGGACAAGGTCCGCGAGGCGCTGCTCGGACTGAGCCCCTCGGATGTAGCCAAGGTCAGCGCCTTCCTTGACGTCGACCCGCCGGGACCGCTTGTCGCGGTCACGAAGGAGACGTACCAGCCGCTGTTCGACCTCGCGAGTGCGCTGGGGCTGTCCGAAGATGACGTCTGA
- a CDS encoding TetR/AcrR family transcriptional regulator — translation MATGTRDRIMDVALKLFEQNGTVGTAITAIEAGAGLSAGSGSFYRHFKDKNELLLAVVEREIARVQKNPAVQVSQVDGPISETLARQLYADLDFLRELKPLIAILIWERDRAPDMAARVQQLMVDRGVELGIADLFLQTPAAPVTEDPAAGAIVMMSAMIGYFLSVEYFGSTPGGVDPERFTTTLAKLLTTPPE, via the coding sequence ATGGCCACCGGAACCCGGGATCGGATCATGGACGTCGCCTTGAAGCTGTTCGAACAGAACGGCACCGTGGGGACGGCGATCACCGCGATCGAGGCAGGCGCGGGCCTGTCCGCGGGAAGCGGCAGTTTCTACCGGCACTTCAAGGACAAGAACGAGCTCCTGCTCGCTGTCGTCGAGCGTGAAATCGCGCGGGTGCAGAAGAATCCCGCCGTGCAGGTGTCGCAGGTGGACGGTCCGATCAGCGAGACGCTGGCCCGCCAGCTCTACGCGGACCTCGACTTCCTGCGCGAGCTCAAGCCGCTGATCGCGATCTTGATCTGGGAGCGCGACCGGGCGCCGGACATGGCCGCGCGGGTTCAGCAGCTGATGGTCGACCGCGGCGTGGAACTGGGCATCGCCGATCTGTTCCTGCAGACTCCGGCCGCCCCGGTCACCGAGGACCCGGCGGCGGGGGCGATCGTGATGATGTCGGCGATGATCGGGTATTTCCTGTCCGTGGAGTACTTCGGGTCGACCCCCGGCGGCGTGGATCCGGAGCGGTTCACCACGACGCTGGCGAAGCTGTTGACGACGCCGCCCGAATAG
- a CDS encoding beta-N-acetylhexosaminidase, with product MGRLAVRLGSAVSAVVCAVAGVAAVAQGATAATAAPVTIPALQRWTPGIGSYTFGMDTRIVARTGELRQAAAVFAADLRALTGVPVSYVVGAQTRPGDIELRTGPAEGGPEGYRVLVGASLAVQGAGRAGVFNGTRTVLQWLRQGWTVPAGTAADWPAYPERGLLVDVGRQFFSVEWLRARVRELSYLKLNLLHLHLSDRFGFRLASETHPEIVSPQHYTKREIADLVAYAASYNVRIMPEIDFPGHADAILASHPELKLVSRTGVVDHGAIDLSKPAAYDLIEDVMGEFLPLFPDPQWHVGADEYVTNYDDYPQLAEYAKVHYGPNATGKDTYYGFINWANGIVRAAGKTARIANDGLKPGGATITVDSDIIVDHWSQNGFAGFPWSGDAYTGKQLIAAGHRVMNASFTPTYYTTGGPAAVFNAPPSAMYDLWHPDVFVDGSRLSSAERAANLGSKVSLWCDDPNAATEAELATVLHPRLRVLAQLTWGSPKPLLYLTFLPVMHTVGAAPA from the coding sequence ATGGGGAGACTCGCCGTCCGTCTCGGTTCGGCCGTCTCCGCGGTGGTGTGCGCCGTGGCGGGCGTGGCCGCTGTCGCGCAGGGGGCGACGGCGGCCACGGCCGCACCGGTGACCATCCCGGCGCTGCAGCGGTGGACACCCGGGATCGGCTCTTACACCTTCGGCATGGACACCAGGATCGTCGCCCGCACGGGGGAGTTGCGGCAGGCCGCGGCCGTGTTCGCCGCCGATCTCCGCGCGCTCACCGGCGTCCCGGTCTCGTACGTTGTGGGCGCCCAGACCCGGCCCGGTGACATCGAGCTGCGGACCGGCCCGGCGGAAGGCGGTCCCGAGGGGTACCGCGTTCTGGTCGGCGCCTCCCTCGCGGTGCAGGGCGCCGGCCGGGCTGGGGTGTTCAACGGGACCAGGACGGTCCTGCAGTGGCTGCGCCAGGGGTGGACCGTCCCGGCGGGCACCGCGGCCGACTGGCCCGCCTACCCCGAGCGCGGCCTGCTCGTCGACGTCGGCCGCCAGTTCTTCTCCGTCGAGTGGCTGCGCGCCCGGGTCCGCGAGCTGAGCTACCTCAAGCTCAACCTGCTGCACCTGCACCTGTCGGACCGCTTCGGCTTCCGGCTGGCCAGCGAGACCCACCCGGAGATCGTCTCGCCCCAGCACTACACCAAGCGGGAGATCGCCGACCTGGTCGCCTACGCCGCGAGCTACAACGTGCGGATCATGCCGGAGATCGACTTCCCGGGCCACGCCGACGCGATCCTGGCCAGTCACCCGGAGCTGAAACTGGTCAGCCGCACCGGGGTGGTCGACCACGGCGCGATCGACCTGTCCAAGCCCGCGGCCTACGACCTCATCGAAGACGTGATGGGGGAGTTCCTGCCGCTGTTCCCGGACCCGCAGTGGCATGTCGGCGCCGACGAGTACGTCACGAACTACGACGACTACCCGCAACTCGCCGAGTACGCCAAGGTCCACTATGGACCGAACGCGACCGGCAAGGACACCTACTACGGATTCATCAACTGGGCCAACGGAATCGTCCGCGCGGCGGGCAAGACCGCCCGGATCGCCAACGACGGACTCAAACCGGGTGGCGCGACGATCACCGTGGACTCGGACATCATCGTGGATCACTGGTCGCAGAACGGGTTCGCGGGCTTCCCGTGGTCCGGTGACGCCTACACCGGCAAGCAGCTGATCGCGGCGGGACACCGGGTGATGAACGCGTCGTTCACCCCGACCTACTACACCACCGGCGGACCGGCCGCGGTGTTCAACGCGCCCCCGTCGGCCATGTACGACCTGTGGCACCCCGACGTCTTCGTCGACGGCTCCCGGCTCAGTTCAGCCGAACGCGCCGCGAACCTCGGGTCCAAGGTCAGCCTGTGGTGTGACGACCCGAACGCGGCGACCGAGGCCGAACTCGCGACCGTGTTGCATCCCCGACTCCGGGTGCTCGCCCAACTCACCTGGGGTTCCCCGAAACCCTTGCTGTACCTGACTTTTCTGCCTGTGATGCACACGGTCGGCGCCGCCCCGGCCTGA
- a CDS encoding TIGR03364 family FAD-dependent oxidoreductase, translating to MTSEIGRADLVVVGAGIVGLAHAYAALERGLSVAVVERDDRATGASVRNFGHGCVTAQDGPALDYALAARASWLRLAKDSGMWVREAGAVVVARDDDEYAVLEEFHAIRDDQVVLLDAAGVLARVPVGPDVVGGALLPLDIRVDPREAVHAIAARLAERGVTFHWGTTVHAIEPGAVATSKGTVRADKIVVAVGHDVDRHFPGLAEEAAVRRCSLRMLRVADPHGRAIDPAVLTALSMLRYDAFAACPTLPALRDRLGGQRPDLVAMGMNLMFTQAPDGDLIIGDTHHYARTLDPFDTEDLDNAVLAETAHLLGVPHLTVRQRWRGVYASAPEPFLIATPAEGVRVVSVTSGIGMTTALGLAPGVLDDLL from the coding sequence ATGACAAGTGAGATCGGCCGGGCGGACCTTGTGGTCGTCGGCGCCGGGATCGTCGGCCTGGCGCACGCTTACGCGGCGCTGGAACGCGGTCTGTCGGTCGCCGTCGTCGAGCGTGACGACCGGGCGACCGGGGCGTCGGTGCGCAACTTCGGCCACGGCTGCGTCACCGCGCAGGACGGTCCGGCACTCGACTACGCCCTCGCCGCGCGGGCCTCGTGGCTGCGGCTGGCCAAGGACTCCGGCATGTGGGTGCGGGAGGCGGGCGCGGTCGTCGTCGCCCGTGACGACGACGAATACGCGGTCCTCGAAGAGTTCCACGCGATCCGCGACGACCAGGTCGTCCTCCTCGACGCCGCCGGGGTGCTCGCCCGGGTGCCGGTCGGCCCGGACGTGGTGGGCGGTGCGCTGCTGCCGCTGGACATCCGGGTGGACCCGCGCGAAGCGGTCCACGCCATCGCCGCTCGGCTGGCCGAGCGCGGGGTGACCTTCCACTGGGGCACCACCGTGCACGCGATCGAGCCGGGCGCTGTCGCAACCAGCAAGGGCACTGTCCGGGCGGACAAGATCGTGGTCGCGGTCGGCCACGATGTCGACCGGCACTTCCCCGGTCTCGCCGAGGAAGCCGCAGTCCGGCGGTGCTCGCTTCGGATGCTGCGGGTGGCCGACCCGCACGGCCGGGCGATCGATCCGGCGGTGCTCACCGCCCTCTCGATGCTGCGCTACGACGCCTTCGCCGCGTGCCCGACCCTGCCCGCGCTGCGCGACCGCCTGGGTGGGCAGCGGCCGGACCTGGTCGCGATGGGCATGAACCTGATGTTCACCCAAGCCCCCGACGGTGACCTGATCATCGGCGACACCCACCACTACGCCCGCACTCTCGACCCGTTCGACACCGAGGACCTCGACAACGCGGTCCTCGCCGAGACAGCCCACCTCCTTGGCGTGCCGCACCTGACCGTGCGGCAGCGGTGGCGCGGCGTCTACGCCTCCGCACCCGAGCCGTTCCTGATCGCCACCCCCGCCGAAGGGGTCCGAGTCGTCTCGGTCACCTCCGGCATCGGCATGACCACCGCCCTGGGCCTCGCCCCGGGCGTGCTCGACGACCTGCTCTGA
- a CDS encoding SGNH/GDSL hydrolase family protein, with translation MRSRHPIRRSVIAATVLMLTAGVASAEATPTYREYVALGDSFAAIASVFTVQGTPGCFRSTDNYAGNVAKALGARLDDRSCSSATTAHMTTPQSTQLFGTNPPQFDGLTTTTDLVTVTIGGNDFGFESSIGTCGVLAVTDPFGNPCERHNNSTGTDKLVAKVDEIAPKIAAVLDGIHARAPRAKIVVVGYLPLLPPTTGCFPLTPMAVGDVAYLHGIQLKLNAMLAGQAARHHATAVDLTGVRGHDVCQLPWNRWVEPVLPAAPTTPFHPNSAGQRGAADLILATLGH, from the coding sequence ATGCGTAGCCGACACCCGATCCGCCGCTCCGTGATCGCCGCGACCGTCCTGATGCTCACCGCGGGCGTCGCGAGCGCGGAAGCGACACCGACTTACCGCGAGTACGTCGCCCTCGGCGATTCGTTCGCCGCCATCGCCTCGGTGTTCACCGTGCAGGGAACCCCGGGCTGTTTCCGGTCGACTGACAACTACGCGGGCAACGTCGCCAAGGCGTTAGGCGCCCGGTTGGACGACCGCAGCTGCAGCTCCGCCACGACCGCGCACATGACCACACCGCAGTCGACGCAGCTGTTCGGCACCAACCCGCCCCAGTTCGACGGCCTCACCACGACCACCGACCTGGTCACCGTGACGATCGGCGGCAACGACTTCGGGTTCGAGAGCTCGATCGGCACCTGCGGGGTGCTGGCGGTGACCGACCCGTTCGGCAATCCGTGTGAGCGCCACAACAACTCGACCGGCACGGACAAGCTGGTGGCCAAGGTCGACGAGATCGCGCCGAAGATCGCGGCGGTGCTCGACGGCATCCACGCGCGAGCCCCTCGGGCCAAGATCGTGGTGGTCGGCTACCTGCCACTGCTGCCACCCACGACCGGGTGCTTCCCGCTGACCCCGATGGCAGTCGGTGATGTCGCGTACCTGCACGGGATCCAGCTCAAGCTCAACGCCATGCTGGCGGGTCAGGCCGCGAGGCACCACGCCACGGCCGTCGATCTGACCGGCGTCCGGGGCCACGATGTGTGTCAGCTGCCGTGGAACCGGTGGGTGGAGCCGGTGCTGCCCGCGGCGCCCACCACGCCGTTTCACCCGAACTCGGCGGGCCAGCGCGGTGCCGCGGATTTGATCTTGGCCACCCTAGGGCACTAG
- a CDS encoding phosphonate ABC transporter ATP-binding protein, protein MTSEPRLAIRGLHKSFNGRPVLSGVDLDVRGGEFVAVLGANGSGKSTALRCVVGLQTPDSGEIRLGGRDVIGLTGKELAQSRAQAAMVFQQIHLVRRRSALDNVCSGALGRLPAARSLTPALFPRELREEAMSCLERVGLADRAAEPAGKLSGGQQQRVAIARALCQRANVVLADEPVSALDPSAAEQVVALLAELAGEGLAVATVLHQPDLARAHADRIVGLLKGTVVLNAPPDHLSQSEIDALYEPERERR, encoded by the coding sequence ATGACGTCTGAACCCAGGCTGGCGATCCGGGGGCTGCACAAGTCGTTCAACGGCAGGCCCGTGCTGTCCGGGGTCGACCTCGACGTGCGCGGCGGCGAGTTCGTCGCCGTGCTGGGGGCCAACGGTTCCGGCAAGTCCACCGCGCTGCGCTGCGTCGTGGGCCTGCAGACGCCCGACTCCGGCGAGATCCGCCTCGGCGGGCGGGACGTGATCGGCCTGACCGGCAAGGAGTTGGCCCAAAGCCGGGCGCAGGCGGCGATGGTGTTCCAGCAGATCCACTTGGTGCGCAGGCGAAGCGCGCTGGACAACGTGTGTTCGGGCGCGCTGGGCAGGCTCCCGGCGGCCCGGTCGCTCACCCCGGCGTTGTTCCCGCGGGAGCTGCGTGAGGAAGCCATGTCGTGCCTGGAGCGAGTCGGCCTGGCTGACCGGGCGGCGGAACCGGCGGGCAAGCTCTCGGGCGGCCAACAGCAACGGGTGGCCATCGCCCGCGCCTTGTGTCAGCGGGCGAACGTGGTGCTGGCCGACGAGCCGGTGTCGGCACTCGACCCGAGCGCGGCGGAGCAGGTCGTGGCGCTGCTCGCGGAGTTGGCGGGGGAGGGCCTGGCGGTGGCGACCGTGCTGCACCAGCCAGACCTCGCCCGCGCACACGCCGACCGGATTGTCGGACTGCTGAAGGGAACGGTCGTGCTGAACGCCCCACCCGACCACCTCAGTCAGTCCGAGATAGACGCCTTATATGAACCGGAAAGAGAACGACGATGA